Sequence from the Sphingomonas sp. SORGH_AS_0950 genome:
AGCGCCAGGGCGCCGGCCATACAGACGGATTCAGATATCCGCATAGACATGGCGCTCGGACTTGGCGCCGGGATGGGTGACGGCGCCCTGGTGCGCCGGGCCGACATTCTGGGCATAGCGCCACAACACACCGGACTGATAATCGTTCATGCGCGGAGTCCAGCGGGCGCGGCGTTCGGCCAGCACCTCCTCGGCCACCACTAGGTCGATCGTCCCCGCCTCGGCATCGATGCGGATGGTATCGCCATTCTCGACCAGCGCGATCGGGCCGCCATCGGCCGCCTCGGGGCCGACATGGCCGATGCAGAAGCCGCGCGTGCCGCCCGAGAAGCGCCCATCGGTGATGAGAGCGACCTTCTCGCCCAGACCCTGGCCATAGAGCGCGGCGGTGGTCGACAGCATCTCGCGCATGCCCGGACCGCCCTTGGGCCCTTCATAGCGGATGACGACCACGGTGCCGTCGGTGATCTCGCGCGCCTCGACGGCGGCGAACGCCTCTTCCTCGCAATCGAACACGCGCGCGGTGCCTTCGAACTGGAGGCGCTTCATGCCCGCCACCTTTACGATCGCCCCCTCGGGCGCCAGGCTGCCGCGCAGGCCGACGACGCCGCCGGTCGGCGTGATCGGGGTCTTCACGTCATAGATGACCTTCTGGTCGGGGTTCCACGTCACCTCGTCGATATTCTCGGCCAGCGTCTTGCCGGTGACGGTGATGCAGTCGCCGTGCAGATAGCCGCCCGCCAGCAGCGTCTTCATCAGCATATAGACGCCGCCCGCCTCATACATGTCCTTGGCGACATAGCGGCCGCCGGGCTTGAGGTCGGCGATATAGGGGGTGGTCTTGAAGATCTCGGCCACGTCGAACAGGTCGAAATCGATCCCCGCCTCGTTCGCCATTGCGGGCAGGTGAAGCCCGGCATTGGTCGAGCCGCCGGTCGCGGCGACGACGCGCGCGGCATTTTCGAACGCCTCGCGGGTGCAGATGTCGCGCGGACGCAGGTTGCGCGCGACCAGCTCCATCACCTGCTCGCCAGCCGCCTCGGCGATGCCGTGCCGGTCGAGGAAGGGCGCGGGCATCATGTTGCTGTTGGGCAGCGACAGGCCGATCGCCTCGCCGACGCACGCCATGGTGTTGGCGGTGAACTGGCCCCCGCACGCGCCGTGACCGGGGCAGGCGACCTTTTCCAGCGCGATCAGGTCATGGAGCGGACAATTGCCCGCCGCATGCTGGCCGACCGCCTCGAACACGTCGACCACGGTCACGTCACGGTCCTGGTGGCGGCCGGGCAGGATCGAGCCGCCATAGACGAAGATCGACGGCACGTTCAGGCGCAGCATCGCCATCATCATGCCGGGCAGCGACTTGTCGCATCCGGCAAAGCCCACCAGCGCGTCATAGCAGTGCCCGCGCACCGACAGCTCGACCGAATCCGCGATGACCTCTCGGCTGACCAGCGAGGACTTCATCCCCTGATGGCCCATCGCGATGCCGTCGGTCACGGTGATGGTGTTGAACCGGCGCGGCATGCCGCCGCCGCGGATCACCCCGCCCTGCGCGGCATCGGCCTGCGCATCGAGGGTGGTGTTGCAGGGGGCGGAGTTGTTGCCCGCACTCGCCAGCGCGACGAACGGCTTGGCGATATCCTCTTCCTGGATACCCATGGCGTAATAATAGCTGCGGTGCGGCGCACGCTCCGGGCCGACGGAAACGTGGCGGGACGGCAGGCGGGACTTGTCGAATTGGCGTGTCATGACGCAGCCCTATGTCGCCAGACACCCCGCCCACGCAAGCAAATTTCGCGAGCCATGCCATCGACGGGGCTTTTCGCACCCCGTCGGAACGGTCAGAGCGACCCCAGCGCCTTCGCCACGCCGTCCATCGTGAACGGCTTTTGCAGGCGCGGGCGGTCGCGGAAGCGTTCGTCCACCGCGTCGTCCGATCCGCCGGTCGCGAAGACGAAGGGCACGCCGCGCGCCGCCAACGCTTCGGCGACGGGGGTGCTCTTCTGGCCGCCCCGCAGGTTGACGTCGAGGATGGCGGCGTCGATACCCCCCTCGGCCACCCGCGCCAGCGCGTCGTCGACGCTGTCCACGGTGCCCGCGACCTGTTTGTCGAGGACGTCCAGAAAGTCCTCCAGCATCATGGCGATCAGGGGTTCGTCCTCGACGATGAGGATCTGCACGGGCTCTGTCATCGGCACCGCCATATCATGCTTTGCGTCATCCGCCAGCCGCTTGTTGCGCCAGCGCGATCTGCGTGGCCTCGGCAAGCTGCTGCACCGAGAAGGGTTTGGGCAGGAAACCGACATTGGGCAGGGTGATCGACTTGCGCAGCTGTTCCTCGGCATAGCCCGACATGAACAGCACAGCCAGGTCGGGATAGCGTTTGCGGACCAGCCCGACCATCGTCGGCCCGTCCATGGTCGGCATGACCACGTCGGAGATCAGCAGGTCGGGCTTGCCATGCCTGTCGAGCATGTCGAGCGCCGCCTCGCCATTTTCCGCCGACAGGACGGTATAGCCCTGCCGGGTCAGCGCGCGTTCGGCGACCGCGCGGACCATGTCCTCGTCCTCGACCAGCAGGATCGTGCCCGACCCCCAGGGCGTCGGCGCGGGGAGAGCCGGTTTGACCTCCACCGCCTTGCCGACGGGCACCGCCGGGGCCGCATGGACCGGCAGATAGATGGAGAAACGCGCCCCCCCGCCCGATGGCGATTCGGCGAAGATATAGCCGCCCGACTGCTTGATGATGCCATAGACGGTCGACAGGCCCAGCCCGGTCCCCTTCCCCATTTCCTTGGTGGTGAAGAAGGGTTCGAAGATCTTGGGCAGGATCTCGACCGGAATGCCCGTGCCGTTGTCGCTGATGATGAGCGCGGTATAG
This genomic interval carries:
- the ilvD gene encoding dihydroxy-acid dehydratase, producing MTRQFDKSRLPSRHVSVGPERAPHRSYYYAMGIQEEDIAKPFVALASAGNNSAPCNTTLDAQADAAQGGVIRGGGMPRRFNTITVTDGIAMGHQGMKSSLVSREVIADSVELSVRGHCYDALVGFAGCDKSLPGMMMAMLRLNVPSIFVYGGSILPGRHQDRDVTVVDVFEAVGQHAAGNCPLHDLIALEKVACPGHGACGGQFTANTMACVGEAIGLSLPNSNMMPAPFLDRHGIAEAAGEQVMELVARNLRPRDICTREAFENAARVVAATGGSTNAGLHLPAMANEAGIDFDLFDVAEIFKTTPYIADLKPGGRYVAKDMYEAGGVYMLMKTLLAGGYLHGDCITVTGKTLAENIDEVTWNPDQKVIYDVKTPITPTGGVVGLRGSLAPEGAIVKVAGMKRLQFEGTARVFDCEEEAFAAVEAREITDGTVVVIRYEGPKGGPGMREMLSTTAALYGQGLGEKVALITDGRFSGGTRGFCIGHVGPEAADGGPIALVENGDTIRIDAEAGTIDLVVAEEVLAERRARWTPRMNDYQSGVLWRYAQNVGPAHQGAVTHPGAKSERHVYADI
- a CDS encoding response regulator, with protein sequence MTEPVQILIVEDEPLIAMMLEDFLDVLDKQVAGTVDSVDDALARVAEGGIDAAILDVNLRGGQKSTPVAEALAARGVPFVFATGGSDDAVDERFRDRPRLQKPFTMDGVAKALGSL